The Danio rerio strain Tuebingen ecotype United States chromosome 1, GRCz12tu, whole genome shotgun sequence genome includes a region encoding these proteins:
- the npy2r gene encoding neuropeptide Y receptor type 2, with protein sequence MDVRTQINTSEDGTLSQLNQSTNCCAPDTAEVDAALLDGLEDSTKLVGVQVILILAYSTIIFFGMTGNSLVIYVVYKFRNLHTVTNYFIVNLAVADLLVNTLCLPFTLMYTLYGEWKFGQVMCYLLPYAQGLAVHVSTITLNVIALDRYRSIVYHMETKMSKDMCVVVIAITWVASAILASPLAIFREYVTFDLSPEQTIQGCAEKWPGSSTDGTIYSIAMFFLQYGLPLSIISFAYTRIWNKLRNHVSPGGGRSDRHQRRQKTTKMLVAVVVVFTVSWLPFHAFQLAVDIDSSVLEMKDFKLLYTAFHIVAMCSTFANPILYGWMNRNYRGSFVAVFKCGRINNGMRRVSSSEAVREKCTRNLENTISIALTQANTLV encoded by the coding sequence ATGGATGTAAGAACCCAAATAAACACATCTGAAGACGGAACCCTGAGCCAGCTAAATCAGTCCACAAACTGTTGTGCACCAGACACTGCTGAAGTTGATGCAGCCTTACTGGATGGTCTGGAAGACAGTACAAAACTGGTGGGTGTTCAAGTGATCTTGATTTTGGCTTACAGCACCATCATTTTTTTTGGCATGACCGGGAACTCCTTGGTCATATATGTCGTATACAAGTTTCGCAATTTACACACGGTGACTAACTATTTCATTGTCAACTTGGCTGTAGCAGACTTGCTGGTAAACACATTGTGTTTACCTTTTACTTTGATGTACACACTCTATGGAGAGTGGAAATTTGGACAGGTGATGTGTTACCTATTGCCGTACGCACAAGGCTTAGCAGTCCACGTTTCAACCATCACACTTAACGTTATAGCACTGGACAGATACCGTAGCATCGTCTACCACATGGAAACCAAGATGTCTAAAGACATGTGTGTAGTTGTCATCGCCATCACTTGGGTGGCAAGCGCGATCCTCGCTAGCCCTCTTGCTATTTTCCGTGAATATGTGACCTTTGACCTTTCGCCTGAGCAGACGATTCAAGGTTGCGCAGAAAAGTGGCCTGGAAGTAGCACAGATGGAACCATCTACAGCATCGCCATGTTTTTTCTACAATATGGCCTGCCGTTGTCTATCATTTCATTTGCATACACTCGGATTTGGAACAAGCTAAGAAATCATGTCAGCCCCGGCGGTGGCCGCAGCGACCGCCATCAACGAAgacagaaaacaacaaaaatgcttgTAGCTGTAGTGGTGGTCTTCACCGTTAGCTGGCTGCCATTTCACGCCTTCCAGCTTGCTGTGGACATCGACAGCAGTGTATTAGAAATGAAAGACTTCAAATTGCTCTATACAGCTTTCCATATTGTTGCCATGTGCTCCACTTTTGCAAATCCTATCCTCTATGGTTGGATGAATAGGAACTACAGAGGATCTTTTGTTGCTGTGTTCAAGTGTGGAAGGATAAATAATGGAATGAGAAGGGTTAGCAGCAGCGAGGCAGTAAGGGAAAAATGTACACGTAATTTGGAAAACACAATCAGTATTGCTCTTACACAAGCAAACACACTTGTGTGA